The Methanoculleus thermophilus genome contains a region encoding:
- a CDS encoding acetyl ornithine aminotransferase family protein: MEPLMLTKPPGERAKNVLRRDAAVISPSVMREYPLVLERASGVNLWDVDGNRYLDFTAGIAVMNMGWNHPDIVAAIREQAGRLSHGAFMDFGSELPVRCAEDLVEFLPAGLDRVYFSNSGAESVEAALKLARYHSGRKYFIAFHRGFHGRTYGALSLTAGKVVQRRGFGPLLPVVHVPYPDPYRPFGGDPATCGADVVAYIEDTVFRYEVAPDEVAAIVVEPVLGEGGYVVPPPDFLPRLRRLCDEHGILLVVDEVQTGCFRTGRFLASTHTGVVPDILCLGKAIGGGLPFGVTVASSEVMNWPPGSHASTFGGNNLACAASLATMNLLREEGFGERVMARGGYLVERLRELAERHPIIGDVRGLGLMIGVELVRDRERKEPAPNERKQMLRGAFERGLVLLPAGESVIRVSPPLVIERSDIDAGIGIIGRVLEEINGG; encoded by the coding sequence ATGGAACCCCTGATGCTCACCAAGCCCCCGGGCGAGAGAGCCAAAAACGTGCTCCGGCGGGATGCGGCGGTCATCTCCCCGTCGGTCATGCGGGAGTATCCCCTCGTGCTGGAGAGGGCAAGCGGCGTAAACCTCTGGGACGTCGATGGGAACCGTTACCTCGACTTTACAGCCGGGATCGCCGTGATGAATATGGGCTGGAACCATCCGGATATCGTCGCCGCGATCAGGGAGCAGGCAGGCCGCCTCTCGCACGGGGCGTTCATGGACTTCGGATCGGAACTCCCGGTTCGGTGCGCCGAAGATCTGGTCGAGTTTCTCCCGGCGGGGCTCGATAGGGTCTATTTCAGCAACTCCGGGGCGGAGAGCGTTGAGGCGGCATTAAAACTAGCGCGCTACCATTCGGGGCGAAAGTACTTCATCGCGTTTCACCGCGGGTTCCACGGGCGGACCTACGGCGCCCTCAGTCTCACGGCAGGGAAGGTGGTCCAGCGGCGCGGCTTTGGACCGCTCCTCCCGGTGGTCCACGTACCCTACCCGGACCCCTACCGCCCGTTCGGCGGCGACCCTGCGACCTGCGGTGCCGACGTCGTGGCTTACATCGAGGATACGGTCTTTCGTTACGAGGTCGCGCCCGACGAGGTCGCTGCGATCGTCGTCGAGCCCGTGCTCGGGGAGGGGGGCTACGTCGTTCCGCCGCCGGATTTCCTCCCCCGGCTGCGGCGGCTCTGCGACGAGCACGGGATCCTCCTCGTGGTGGACGAGGTGCAGACGGGGTGCTTCAGGACCGGGCGGTTCCTCGCTTCCACGCATACCGGCGTCGTCCCCGATATCCTCTGCCTTGGAAAGGCGATCGGCGGGGGGCTTCCGTTCGGGGTCACCGTCGCCTCAAGCGAGGTCATGAACTGGCCGCCCGGGTCGCACGCAAGCACCTTCGGCGGCAACAACCTTGCCTGTGCCGCGTCGCTCGCCACAATGAACCTCCTCCGCGAGGAGGGGTTCGGCGAGCGGGTGATGGCGAGGGGCGGGTACCTGGTAGAGCGCCTGCGAGAGCTCGCGGAGCGCCACCCGATCATCGGGGATGTCCGCGGCCTCGGGCTGATGATCGGGGTCGAGCTCGTCCGGGACCGGGAGAGAAAGGAGCCTGCTCCGAACGAGAGGAAACAGATGCTCCGGGGTGCATTCGAGCGCGGTCTCGTCCTCCTCCCCGCGGGGGAGTCGGTGATCCGGGTAAGCCCTCCCCTGGTCATCGAGAGGAGTGATATCGATGCGGGGATCGGGATCATCGGCCGGGTGCTTGAGGAGATTAATGGAGGTTGA
- a CDS encoding ATP-dependent DNA ligase: protein MKFATLASCFERLQATTSRIEMTALLARLLGGAAPDEIGLVCYFVLGEIGPGYKRVSLNIGDRAAAAAIALAAGTDLSAVEAAVREFGDYGDVAYHLIEAPAAESLSVTDVHRSLSAIAGASGPGSAEEKKSILARLLAAATPVERRYLVRLATGNMRLGAGDMTLLDALAEAFLGSRAERRALEHAYNISSDIGLVARTLREGGLPAVQAITITLHRPIRPMLTQRVARISEILERIGSPVIAVEEKYDGERIQAHKDGNDVTLFSRRLTDVTDQYPDIARHIRRCVAADTAILDGEAVAFDHETGTYRPFQALMRRRRKYQISEVAAEIPATYRVFDLLYVNGESYLHRSYPDRRAKLEEILSRDDHLSPADRIITDNTDGITEFYLACIERGLEGIVCKSCADDSFYRAGAREWQWIKWKSDYAPGLSDTLDLVIVGANAGRGKRAGTYGSVLCAAYNSEKDVFQTVCGMGTGFSDPDLADLPRRLAGARADRQPARVMANPQAAPDFWFLPAQVVEVLGLEITESPIHTCNWDPVRRRGLALRFPRFVRWRDEKSPEQATTTAEVAAIFHRQREV from the coding sequence GTGAAATTCGCTACTCTCGCCTCCTGCTTTGAGAGACTCCAGGCCACGACGTCAAGAATCGAGATGACCGCCCTTCTTGCCCGGCTGCTTGGCGGGGCAGCCCCGGACGAGATCGGGCTTGTCTGTTACTTCGTGCTCGGGGAGATCGGGCCCGGCTACAAGAGGGTCAGCCTGAATATCGGGGACCGGGCCGCCGCGGCAGCAATCGCTCTTGCGGCGGGGACCGATCTCTCTGCCGTTGAGGCGGCGGTGCGCGAGTTTGGCGACTACGGCGATGTCGCCTACCACCTGATCGAGGCGCCGGCCGCGGAATCGCTCTCGGTCACCGACGTTCACCGGAGCCTCTCCGCGATCGCCGGTGCTTCCGGCCCGGGCTCGGCCGAGGAGAAGAAGAGCATCCTTGCCCGACTGCTTGCAGCGGCCACCCCGGTCGAGCGGCGTTACCTCGTCCGGCTTGCCACCGGGAATATGCGGCTCGGTGCCGGGGATATGACCTTGCTTGATGCTCTGGCTGAGGCGTTCCTGGGTTCGAGGGCCGAGCGGCGGGCGCTTGAGCACGCCTACAACATCTCCTCCGATATCGGCCTTGTGGCCCGGACGCTCCGGGAAGGCGGTCTACCTGCGGTGCAGGCGATCACCATCACCCTGCACCGCCCCATCCGGCCGATGCTCACGCAGCGGGTCGCCCGGATATCGGAGATCCTCGAGCGAATCGGCTCTCCCGTCATCGCCGTCGAGGAGAAGTACGACGGCGAGCGGATCCAGGCACACAAGGACGGTAACGACGTCACCCTCTTTTCGCGCCGGCTGACCGACGTCACCGACCAGTACCCCGATATCGCCCGCCATATCCGGCGGTGCGTTGCGGCCGATACGGCGATCCTCGACGGAGAGGCGGTCGCGTTCGATCACGAGACGGGGACGTACCGGCCGTTTCAAGCGCTGATGCGGCGGCGCCGGAAGTACCAAATCAGCGAGGTCGCAGCCGAGATCCCGGCAACCTACCGGGTCTTCGACCTCCTCTACGTAAACGGTGAGTCGTATCTCCATCGGAGTTATCCCGACCGGCGGGCGAAGCTCGAAGAGATCCTTTCCCGCGACGACCACCTCTCCCCGGCCGACCGGATCATAACCGATAATACCGACGGGATCACGGAGTTCTACCTCGCCTGCATCGAGCGGGGGCTTGAGGGGATCGTCTGCAAGTCGTGCGCCGACGACTCGTTCTACCGGGCAGGTGCGCGGGAGTGGCAGTGGATCAAGTGGAAGAGCGACTACGCCCCGGGGCTTTCTGATACCCTCGATCTTGTCATCGTCGGCGCCAACGCCGGGCGGGGAAAGCGGGCCGGGACCTACGGCTCGGTCCTCTGCGCCGCCTACAACAGCGAGAAGGACGTCTTCCAGACGGTCTGCGGCATGGGGACAGGGTTCTCGGACCCGGACCTCGCAGATCTCCCTCGCCGGCTGGCCGGCGCGAGGGCGGACCGGCAGCCGGCCCGGGTGATGGCGAACCCCCAGGCGGCGCCCGACTTCTGGTTTCTGCCGGCCCAGGTCGTCGAGGTGCTGGGCCTCGAGATCACCGAAAGCCCAATCCATACCTGCAACTGGGATCCTGTGCGACGGCGGGGGCTTGCCCTGCGGTTCCCACGGTTCGTCCGCTGGCGGGACGAGAAAAGTCCCGAGCAGGCGACGACGACCGCCGAGGTCGCGGCGATCTTTCACCGGCAGCGGGAGGTGTAG
- the polX gene encoding DNA polymerase/3'-5' exonuclease PolX, which yields METIVTNIEVAAILYEVADLLEIKGVGFKPHAYRRAAQAIETLPESIADIARRGDLDAIPGVGKGIATKIQEIVETGDLKYLTDLREELPEGVQYLIRLPGIGPKKAIALSRELGVRTIDDLEAAALAGRIRDLPGFGEKTESNILESIRLHRTAKERRLLGQILPVARDIEQNLRSIPSVRQVSLAGSIRRMKETIGDVDILVTSSDPREVMEVFVTLPGVERVLARGLTKTSVLLATEIQVDLRVVEERQFGAALQYFTGSKEHNIALRKIAIAKNWRLSEYGLVDLATGRTVAGEDEASVYRALGLAWIEPELREDRGEIEAARAGTLPDLVGYDEIRGDLHVHTRWSEGAHSIEEMAQAARELGYEYIAICDHAETLHIARGLSPERLCDQMREIERINRAAEDDFTILTGTECNIGMDGKIDLPDSILADLDVVIASVHSGFKQTEKEMTERVITAMGNDHVDIIGHPTGRIIFEREPYRIDLPAVFDAAAKLGVLMEINAFPGRLDLSDANCRLAREHNVRFSLGSDAHRRENLRYMEFGVATARRGWVSANDIANTRPLPELRRFLRS from the coding sequence ATGGAGACGATCGTGACGAACATCGAGGTCGCGGCGATCCTCTATGAAGTCGCCGATCTTCTGGAGATCAAGGGTGTCGGGTTCAAACCGCATGCCTACCGGCGGGCGGCGCAGGCGATCGAGACCCTTCCGGAGAGTATCGCCGACATCGCACGGAGAGGGGACCTCGATGCGATTCCCGGCGTGGGAAAAGGGATCGCTACCAAGATCCAGGAGATCGTCGAGACCGGCGACCTCAAATACCTCACCGACCTTCGCGAGGAGCTCCCGGAGGGCGTGCAGTACCTGATCCGGCTTCCCGGGATCGGGCCGAAGAAGGCGATTGCACTCTCCCGGGAACTCGGGGTCCGGACCATCGACGACCTGGAGGCGGCCGCGCTGGCCGGCCGGATCCGGGATCTTCCGGGATTCGGGGAGAAGACCGAATCAAACATCCTCGAGAGCATCCGCCTCCACCGAACCGCAAAAGAGCGCCGGTTGCTTGGCCAGATCCTGCCCGTCGCCCGGGATATCGAACAGAACCTCCGCTCGATCCCCTCGGTCCGGCAGGTGAGCCTCGCCGGCTCGATCCGGAGGATGAAGGAGACGATCGGGGATGTCGATATCCTCGTGACCTCCTCGGATCCCCGGGAGGTGATGGAGGTCTTTGTCACCCTCCCCGGGGTCGAGCGGGTCCTCGCCCGTGGGTTGACAAAGACCTCGGTGCTGCTCGCGACGGAGATCCAGGTCGACCTCCGGGTCGTGGAGGAGAGGCAGTTTGGGGCCGCTCTCCAGTACTTCACCGGCTCAAAGGAGCACAACATCGCTCTCCGAAAGATCGCGATCGCGAAGAACTGGCGGTTGAGCGAGTACGGGCTCGTGGATCTTGCCACCGGCCGGACGGTCGCAGGCGAGGACGAGGCCTCTGTCTACCGGGCATTGGGTCTAGCCTGGATCGAGCCGGAACTCCGGGAGGACCGGGGCGAGATCGAGGCCGCCCGGGCCGGGACCCTTCCCGACCTCGTCGGCTACGACGAGATCCGGGGCGACCTCCATGTCCACACCCGCTGGAGCGAGGGCGCCCATTCCATCGAGGAGATGGCGCAGGCGGCCCGGGAGCTCGGCTACGAGTATATTGCCATCTGCGACCATGCGGAGACCCTGCATATCGCACGCGGCCTCTCTCCCGAGCGACTTTGCGACCAGATGCGCGAGATTGAACGGATCAACAGGGCGGCCGAAGATGACTTCACCATCCTTACCGGTACCGAGTGCAACATCGGCATGGACGGAAAGATCGATCTTCCGGACAGCATCCTTGCCGATCTCGACGTCGTGATCGCGAGCGTCCACTCGGGGTTCAAGCAGACCGAGAAGGAGATGACGGAGCGCGTCATCACGGCGATGGGAAACGACCACGTCGATATCATCGGCCACCCGACGGGGAGGATCATCTTCGAGCGTGAGCCCTACCGGATAGACCTCCCTGCGGTCTTTGATGCCGCAGCAAAATTAGGAGTCTTGATGGAGATCAATGCCTTCCCCGGGAGGCTGGATCTTTCCGATGCCAACTGCCGTCTCGCCCGCGAGCATAACGTCCGTTTCTCGCTCGGTTCGGATGCACACAGGCGGGAAAACCTCCGCTACATGGAGTTCGGGGTTGCGACCGCCCGGCGGGGCTGGGTCTCGGCGAACGATATCGCGAACACCCGCCCGCTCCCGGAACTGCGAAGGTTCCTTCGATCGTAG
- a CDS encoding FKBP-type peptidyl-prolyl cis-trans isomerase, whose product MVQAKEGDTVKVHYTGKLEDGTVFDSSMDRDPLEFTIGSGQIIPGFERAVVGMEPGEKKTATIQPEDAYGPRREDMTLTVDRSEFPEEIQPERGQQLQIQQPDGRAAIVTISEVSESTVTLDANHPLAGKPLTFDIQLVDIVSAAPKQTVG is encoded by the coding sequence ATGGTGCAGGCAAAAGAAGGCGATACCGTCAAGGTACACTACACGGGAAAACTCGAAGATGGAACGGTCTTTGACTCCTCCATGGATCGAGACCCCCTGGAGTTCACCATAGGCAGCGGACAGATCATCCCCGGGTTCGAGCGGGCCGTGGTCGGCATGGAACCGGGTGAGAAAAAGACAGCCACGATCCAGCCGGAGGATGCGTACGGCCCACGGCGCGAAGACATGACGCTCACCGTGGACCGGAGTGAGTTTCCTGAGGAGATCCAGCCCGAACGGGGCCAGCAACTCCAGATCCAGCAGCCGGACGGCAGGGCGGCCATCGTCACCATAAGCGAGGTCTCGGAATCGACCGTGACGCTGGACGCAAACCACCCCCTCGCGGGAAAACCCCTGACGTTCGATATCCAACTTGTGGATATCGTCTCCGCTGCGCCGAAGCAGACGGTCGGGTAA
- a CDS encoding FkbM family methyltransferase produces the protein MHPESHVITPDGITFRRMPDGADAVYVVGEYYYDDIRSSDIVIDIGANIGAFCIRAARRSKHVLAVEPVLGAALRENIRTNGVNVTVIDGALGDGRLERITWGGETVTVATRPLAEFISMAGGCDFLKCDCEGAEWSIRPEDLDGVRRIEMELHMPPIGGPVNRALLDYIGKYYDFTIDRTPGYDVKGVLGVLHATRKSGR, from the coding sequence ATGCACCCCGAGTCACATGTCATCACCCCCGACGGGATAACCTTTCGGAGAATGCCGGATGGGGCCGACGCCGTCTACGTTGTCGGAGAGTATTACTACGACGACATCCGATCCAGCGATATCGTCATTGACATCGGGGCGAACATCGGCGCGTTCTGCATCCGTGCCGCCCGGCGCTCAAAGCACGTGCTGGCCGTCGAGCCCGTTCTCGGGGCTGCTCTCCGGGAGAACATCCGGACAAACGGGGTCAATGTCACGGTGATCGACGGGGCGCTCGGTGACGGGAGGCTCGAGCGGATCACCTGGGGAGGCGAGACCGTCACCGTGGCGACCCGGCCGCTTGCGGAGTTCATCAGCATGGCCGGGGGGTGCGACTTTTTGAAGTGCGACTGCGAAGGGGCAGAATGGTCGATCCGACCGGAGGATCTCGACGGGGTGCGCAGGATCGAGATGGAACTTCACATGCCCCCGATCGGAGGGCCGGTGAACAGGGCGCTCCTCGACTATATTGGCAAGTACTACGACTTTACAATCGATCGGACACCCGGCTACGACGTGAAGGGCGTGCTTGGGGTTCTGCACGCTACGAGGAAGAGCGGCCGGTAA
- a CDS encoding DEAD/DEAH box helicase, which translates to MENSVTFQDLNISQEMLRAIEDMGFEEPTPIQIRTIPVILEGRDVTGQAQTGTGKTAAFGVPAIEQVDADSRDTQVLVLSPTRELAIQTAEEFARLAKYRKGILILPIYGGQPIERQFKGLERGAQIVVGTPGRVIDHLDRGTLTLEKVRIVVLDEADQMLDMGFREDIEKILAETPDDRQTVLFSATLPKPILEISRKFQKDPEFISVTRREVTVPQIEQLYLEVRSRDKLEILSRLLDMYDPELTLVFSNTKKGVDDLTAHLQARGYFAEGLHGDMKQSLRDRVMAKFRAGSIDVLVATDVAARGIDVEDVDLVINYDVPQDIEYYIHRIGRTARAGRTGRAITFVGPKEYFKLRTIQNYTRIKIARIPLPTPGDVEESRTRKLIDRVQHIINEGNLDRYVNLVERIIAEDYTSLEVAAALLKLELSGSTDKSLTQSQEVRLAPGQALLKIPVGREDQIRPKDIVGALAGETGIPGSAIGAINIYETYSTVDVPSELAEQVVEGMKGKSIARIRLSRPIEIVGRSDDQ; encoded by the coding sequence ATGGAAAACAGCGTAACCTTCCAGGATCTCAATATCTCACAGGAGATGCTCCGCGCAATAGAAGATATGGGCTTTGAGGAGCCCACGCCGATTCAGATACGCACAATACCGGTGATACTTGAAGGGCGCGACGTGACAGGCCAGGCTCAGACCGGGACCGGAAAGACAGCCGCATTCGGCGTCCCGGCGATCGAGCAGGTCGACGCCGACAGCCGGGATACACAGGTTCTCGTCCTCTCCCCCACCCGCGAACTTGCCATCCAGACCGCCGAGGAGTTCGCTCGCCTGGCGAAGTACCGCAAAGGGATCCTGATCCTCCCGATCTACGGCGGTCAGCCGATCGAGCGGCAGTTCAAAGGACTGGAGCGCGGTGCCCAGATCGTTGTCGGGACGCCGGGCCGGGTGATCGATCACCTCGACCGCGGGACGCTGACGCTTGAGAAGGTGCGCATCGTTGTCCTCGACGAGGCGGACCAGATGCTCGATATGGGCTTTCGCGAGGATATCGAGAAGATCCTTGCCGAGACCCCGGACGACCGCCAGACAGTCCTCTTCTCGGCAACCCTCCCAAAACCAATCCTCGAGATCTCAAGAAAGTTCCAGAAAGACCCGGAGTTCATATCCGTCACACGCCGGGAGGTGACCGTCCCGCAGATCGAGCAGCTCTACCTGGAGGTCCGGAGCCGCGACAAACTCGAGATCCTCTCCCGGCTGCTCGATATGTACGATCCCGAACTGACGCTCGTCTTCTCGAACACCAAAAAGGGTGTCGACGACCTGACCGCCCACCTCCAGGCCCGGGGCTACTTCGCCGAAGGCCTCCATGGGGACATGAAGCAGAGCCTCCGCGACCGGGTGATGGCGAAGTTCCGTGCAGGGAGCATCGACGTTCTGGTCGCAACGGACGTCGCCGCCCGGGGCATCGATGTCGAGGATGTCGATCTCGTCATCAACTACGACGTTCCGCAGGACATCGAGTATTACATCCACCGCATCGGCCGGACGGCGCGTGCCGGGCGAACCGGCCGGGCCATCACGTTCGTAGGCCCGAAGGAATACTTCAAACTCCGGACGATCCAGAACTACACCAGGATCAAGATTGCCCGCATCCCGCTCCCGACACCGGGAGACGTCGAGGAGAGTCGGACACGCAAACTCATTGACCGGGTGCAGCACATCATAAACGAGGGGAACCTCGACCGCTACGTGAATCTCGTCGAGCGGATCATCGCCGAGGACTACACCTCGCTTGAGGTTGCCGCGGCCCTCCTGAAACTGGAACTCAGTGGTTCTACCGATAAGAGTCTGACCCAGTCGCAGGAGGTCAGACTGGCCCCGGGGCAGGCACTCCTCAAGATCCCCGTCGGGAGAGAAGACCAGATCAGGCCGAAGGATATTGTCGGGGCACTCGCAGGAGAGACCGGAATCCCCGGCAGCGCCATCGGCGCGATCAACATCTACGAGACATACTCTACCGTCGATGTGCCGTCCGAACTTGCCGAGCAGGTCGTCGAGGGGATGAAAGGAAAGAGCATCGCACGGATCAGGCTGAGTCGCCCAATCGAGATCGTCGGACGTTCCGACGATCAGTAA
- a CDS encoding uracil-DNA glycosylase family protein, which translates to MIARTPPPIAAAMMREVYRRYFAARPDLFGVLLPDLLPHEVCGAAPPGRVKVLFLAESPPWVAGRHEVAVAADCRRPDYPYFWNDRYEAGALRGPLAGGLAENLFYLLGLDGESRRENLALFIEDGFFLVDTVKCIFRKNRKGVIPVDLVRLSAREILEAEIAALAPEYVVALGGTALSGLRMIEPYATALAGAGTIIEVSREGLLEKPRLLCLPYPGWRNRQHQDLIESGFSTLRDLVA; encoded by the coding sequence GTGATTGCCCGAACCCCTCCACCAATTGCCGCCGCAATGATGCGGGAGGTTTACCGCCGCTACTTTGCCGCCCGTCCCGATCTCTTTGGGGTGTTGCTCCCGGACCTCCTGCCCCACGAGGTCTGTGGGGCTGCGCCTCCCGGTCGTGTGAAGGTGCTCTTTCTCGCGGAATCCCCGCCCTGGGTCGCCGGAAGGCACGAAGTCGCCGTGGCCGCCGACTGCAGACGTCCGGACTATCCCTACTTCTGGAACGACCGCTACGAGGCCGGGGCCCTCCGGGGCCCGCTTGCCGGAGGGCTTGCCGAGAACCTCTTTTACCTCCTCGGGCTCGATGGCGAGTCGCGCCGCGAGAACCTTGCGCTCTTCATTGAGGATGGGTTCTTCCTCGTCGATACGGTGAAGTGCATCTTTCGGAAGAACCGGAAGGGAGTCATCCCGGTGGACCTCGTCCGGCTGAGCGCCCGCGAGATCCTGGAGGCCGAGATCGCCGCCCTCGCCCCGGAGTACGTCGTCGCCCTCGGGGGCACGGCGCTTTCAGGGCTTCGCATGATCGAGCCGTACGCGACGGCGCTCGCCGGCGCCGGAACGATCATTGAGGTCTCACGAGAGGGCCTCCTTGAAAAGCCCCGTCTTCTCTGTCTGCCCTACCCGGGCTGGCGCAACCGGCAACACCAGGATCTGATCGAGTCGGGATTCTCAACCCTCCGCGATCTCGTGGCCTGA
- a CDS encoding Hsp20/alpha crystallin family protein, with amino-acid sequence MAWRRTGRGPWSEFEDMLANMQRQFRDTMERISGSMQQVPVPGAGTMIDVVEHEDDVMVVADLPGVERKEITVRLLDPRTLRIAARREESHEEKEAGYHMRERRFGAIARTVSLPTDVREEGARATFKNGVLEVRLKKVAEARGKEIPVATGAETVAAERREQIEGEYREDRELVRPSGYQSPREIEAEAQKIQIEERGTPEEQRTAAELRRQKERMYEEGKRKLR; translated from the coding sequence ATGGCATGGCGAAGAACGGGCCGCGGGCCCTGGAGCGAGTTTGAGGATATGCTCGCGAATATGCAGCGGCAGTTTCGGGACACGATGGAGCGGATATCCGGGTCTATGCAGCAGGTACCCGTCCCGGGGGCAGGGACGATGATCGACGTCGTCGAGCACGAGGACGACGTCATGGTCGTCGCGGATCTTCCCGGCGTCGAGAGGAAAGAGATAACCGTCCGGCTCCTGGACCCAAGGACGCTCCGGATCGCCGCCCGGCGGGAAGAATCCCACGAGGAGAAGGAAGCCGGGTACCACATGCGCGAACGAAGGTTCGGCGCGATCGCCCGGACGGTCTCCCTCCCCACCGACGTCAGGGAAGAGGGGGCACGCGCCACCTTCAAGAACGGTGTCCTTGAGGTGCGGCTAAAGAAGGTCGCCGAGGCTCGCGGCAAGGAGATCCCGGTGGCTACAGGGGCCGAAACAGTCGCAGCCGAGCGCCGGGAGCAGATCGAGGGCGAGTACCGGGAGGACAGAGAACTGGTGAGACCATCCGGGTACCAGAGCCCACGCGAGATAGAGGCAGAGGCGCAGAAGATCCAGATCGAGGAGAGAGGGACCCCTGAGGAGCAGAGGACGGCCGCAGAGCTTCGCCGGCAGAAGGAGAGGATGTACGAGGAGGGGAAGAGGAAACTCCGGTGA
- a CDS encoding peroxiredoxin codes for MSELSPGMPAPDFCLPDADEETVCLGDLSGRYVVVYIYPKDNSSEYTLEARSFSRLDTRVFGISPDSPGSNRRFAAKHNLTVRLLSDPDHRVIEAYGAWVLKKLYGREYMGVERSTFIIDPEGRIAAVWRKVKVKGHVAEVLARLEALKAVAR; via the coding sequence ATGAGCGAACTCTCGCCGGGCATGCCGGCACCCGATTTCTGCCTTCCGGATGCGGACGAGGAGACGGTCTGCCTCGGCGATCTTTCGGGCCGCTACGTTGTCGTTTACATCTACCCGAAGGATAACTCTTCGGAGTATACCCTCGAGGCCAGGTCGTTCTCCCGACTGGATACCCGGGTCTTCGGCATCAGCCCGGACTCTCCCGGGAGCAACAGGCGGTTTGCTGCAAAGCACAACCTCACCGTCCGCCTCCTCTCCGACCCCGACCACCGCGTCATCGAGGCCTATGGCGCCTGGGTCTTGAAGAAACTCTACGGGAGGGAGTACATGGGCGTCGAGCGGAGCACCTTCATCATCGATCCCGAGGGGAGAATTGCCGCCGTCTGGCGGAAGGTGAAGGTGAAAGGGCACGTGGCCGAGGTGCTGGCGAGGCTTGAGGCTCTCAAGGCTGTCGCCCGGTAG
- a CDS encoding type II toxin-antitoxin system RelE family toxin produces MTYTVIYTARARRDLKSLPPTAARRIILSVAGLRENPYRHLKKLAGFSRTPVYRLRVGMYRVVLTIEDERLLILVLEVGHRSAIYK; encoded by the coding sequence ATGACCTACACGGTTATCTACACCGCCAGGGCTCGGCGAGATCTCAAAAGCCTCCCCCCCACAGCAGCTCGCCGAATCATCTTGTCCGTCGCCGGGCTCCGGGAAAACCCATATCGGCATCTTAAGAAACTGGCCGGATTCTCCAGGACGCCTGTCTACCGGCTCAGGGTGGGCATGTACAGGGTCGTGCTCACCATTGAGGACGAGCGCCTCCTGATATTAGTCCTCGAGGTGGGGCACCGGAGCGCCATCTACAAGTAG
- a CDS encoding DUF7557 family protein, producing MSATTVWITPENKSRLEALKRHPKESYNDVIARLLDMAIDDEPLSEEAIRGIEEALEDIRAGRLYSEDEIKKEFGVE from the coding sequence ATGTCTGCCACCACCGTCTGGATCACGCCCGAGAACAAGAGCCGCTTGGAAGCCCTGAAACGCCACCCAAAAGAGTCCTATAACGATGTTATTGCCCGCCTGCTCGATATGGCCATCGATGACGAGCCCCTCTCAGAGGAGGCCATCAGGGGCATCGAGGAGGCTCTCGAGGACATCCGGGCAGGCCGGCTCTACTCCGAGGACGAGATCAAGAAAGAGTTCGGTGTAGAGTGA
- a CDS encoding HNH endonuclease — MAIKDSTLLSEGAVSQIFVNRYERNQQARTACIEHYGCRCAICGFDFEEVYGPIGHNKIHVHHLVPLSGIRQEYKIDPVRDLRPVCPNCHLIIHSKKEPFTIDEVRELIRSSNRQ, encoded by the coding sequence ATGGCTATCAAAGATAGCACTTTACTATCTGAAGGTGCTGTGAGTCAGATCTTTGTAAACCGTTACGAACGGAACCAACAGGCAAGAACCGCATGTATAGAACATTACGGCTGTCGTTGTGCCATTTGCGGTTTTGATTTTGAGGAGGTATACGGGCCGATAGGGCATAATAAAATTCATGTGCATCACCTCGTGCCTCTATCGGGAATACGACAGGAGTATAAGATCGACCCCGTGCGAGATCTACGTCCCGTATGCCCGAATTGCCATCTCATAATTCACAGTAAGAAAGAACCTTTCACAATAGATGAGGTAAGGGAACTGATCAGGTCCAGTAACAGGCAATAA